The following is a genomic window from Bactrocera tryoni isolate S06 chromosome 2, CSIRO_BtryS06_freeze2, whole genome shotgun sequence.
tgtaaatttatcttAGGAATAGAAGGGAGATAGGGTCCCACAGGCATTATTAAACTAAATCCAATTAAAATACCATTTTGCTCTGGCGTATACTGTGTATGTAAAATCATATTCAAATGCTGTTATGAAGGAACTAGAGATGAAGAATATCGATGCCAGGTACACATATATCCCAAGCAACTTTTGGGAATATCTTTGGTACGAGAGATTTTAGCCAAAGCCACGACAATGATTTCAACTCACAGATAACTCTCCATTACATTATTTAGTGTATACGTGCATTGTGACATTCTACATTTCGTGTGCCAAGTAGTACATGCAGGAACaagaaagtacatacatatatcgctaaaacaaaaattcacattttcatGTATTccaaatgtaaattaataaattagatCTACTCGCCAAAATAATCGTACaggcatatacacatatgtacatatatacaaaatattataatattagcTTTGTCAAAACATTTCAGATTTGTTACTCACGGCACATATTTCACTTTTAAGGAGTCCTTTAGTTCATTATTTCGTTAATTCAGTTGGaacttttttacatatttgtagTTATCCAGCCCAAATTCACATTTAACCTTGCagttttcttctttctttgtaaatttaatactttCGTTTTGTTTTCATAGACCAATTGTCATTACTGATAATGAgacttttgacagaaaataAAAGGGAATTGCTACATATGACAGTGCGTTTAAGGTTGCCACATATTCAACTAAAACAAACCCTTTAAAAGAATTCTGATTGGATATTCATTATAAAGTCAGTTTTTCTAAGCCTTTTatcaaagattttaaaaaaaagttacttaAAATGATTAAAGCtactgaaaaaagttaaaataaagtttataatGAACGTTAAATTAATTATCTGCATATGCCTTAAAGATCACTCGAATAGTACCCTATGGCAGCACTTCCTCATGTGTCATTTCTGTCTTTATATtccctttatttttttttttacgtctGCATTCTAACAATTTCTTACTATTTGAGAAAAATCGTATTTGTCAaataagaaatagaaaaaattaaaagcaatagtTGTGAATACCAAGAGATACCAAAAATGGTTATAATtatctatttatataataattaatatttgaaaatttttaaaactaaaatatgcaGAAAAGTAAGCAATCCACCAATGAGTTCACCTCGTGGCTACAAAAAAAGCTGATCGAGCTTAATACGGATCCTGATATCTTTGGTTCGTACATAGCAGGAATTCTTGACGGGGAAGAGACACTTGATGAGAAGCGTGAAGCGCTCAATGATATACTTAGTGAAATCATTGTATGTCGGAAAAGAACAACTTGAAGTTAGTTAATTTATGGGCTTATATATCAAAtttcctatatattttttaaccatGTAGACAAACGATATTGATTCCTTGATAAGTCTTATtctcgaaaaatttgaatcagcGCATcctaaaaaagaaaagaaaacggATGGTCACATTGATGTAAGTGAGCAATTGGCTAAATTATTAGAAGTGCAGAAGCTTCCAACAACCACAAAGGCACGAGAATATACTGAAGAAGAACGACAAATACGGGAACAAATTTTAGCCCAGTATTCTCAGGTATGACAATAGTAACTATTAAGATGTTCAATAATAAAGatgtttaataataatagaCTGAAGTTGAAGACGTTGATGCGTATTGTTCTGATGAGGATACTGAAGGATCGAATGTCGCTCTTGCAGCCAATTCATTAACTGGAATCGAACGTAATACCAATTTTCAAGATGTAATGGCATTACAAAAAGAGAAAAGAGAGCAAGCACGATTAGATAGTGCTGCTAAAAAACAGAAAGATAAAGAAGACAGGGAACGTCAGAAGCAACTGCGTgaggaaaagaaagaaaagcgtAAAACTGTAAAAGGCGAGCGACGTCGGTAGTTTAAAAACGGCTTGATAACTTTAATATATCGCTCCTAATTCAAAAagatatatacttttttaaattctttattaattttatacaaagaataatataaaagtatataaaagtcgaaaatggaaaatggaaaatcatactttatacatttatttcaattatatacatgTCAAGATATTGTTTCCTAAGTCTTATATATGGAATTAACCAACATATATAAAAGAGCTTTGATGtttgttaaatacatatattaattttttatgtttaaatgcCTTTTCTTATTAGGTTGTTCTATCAAGATGATGTAGTTCGATGTAAACGATTTACATTTCTATCGTTTAACTGATTCATTGGTTGCACCAGTTTAAATGCCATTTTTaagatttgtaaatatttcaacaCATACTAAAATTCGTGTATCACAATGTCTATAAAGATAAAACAGTTTCAATAAAATACGCAAATATTCATAAActtctaaatattaatatttagttttcagAAAATATAGAATGATGTGTAAGagcatttattaactttttatatcaAGAAAGATATTATTTAATAGTGTATGATGGTATTTaatgtgttaataaaatattccaaaaatgttttgatgATCCATATTGACGGACTTTCTAAAATCGTTGATTCATCTAAGTGGTTTTTAAGTTTATGATATATAGTATGCAAGTTTATTAATAAGTACGATTGTGAGTAAATAAGTTGCTTGGTAAGCGTTACAGTAAAACATTTTTACCTTTATTTAATACTAATTTTGAGTTTTACTTAAATACAATGATGCACCAGAAATAATTACTATTTTGGAATTGGTTGCAATAGACGTTAACAACCTTGCAATATAAATGCAAACTGTGGGTCAGCTTATGACTGTCCTCGATTTCTTAACCAATAAAATTCCTTTTAGCTTTGTATTAttgtataaagaaattaatatataatgctcactcttcaaatttaatagctAAATTTAAAGGTTTTATGCAAATTCGAAGAAATACCAATAGCACTATTGTAGTTTACTTAACTAACCAGAATTGCTTTATCAGTTCGTATTACCCATACAtgaatgaattttaaaaatgttgtttcTTTATGCATCACTAATTCTCTTaactaatacatacatttggTTATCAGCAAATACACAAGTTGCTGCATTGAAGCATATTAACCttatcaaaatcaaaaacattcttatcaatgtttttatttgtaaaaatatatacaatatagatattttcgaaaagttaCTTCCACATAAAATATCCGTTTCATTGCATTACCAATTCAGAGGTTCATTCAAATTTCCTAAAATATTTGCAgacaaaatgtttttaaaatcaaGTATTTTATTCTCATTACATGCAATTATTGCAGCATATGACAAAGGTATAGATCGTGTCAGGCTTGTCTTACTTCTAATTTACATATACGCTATTTGTTATTTGTAGCAGAGACATCCGTTGTTTTGGGCTTATATCGTTTTTTAATTGTGGACCAATTAAAGGTAACCAAATATATTTAGTATCATTCATATCCATACCAAAACTtacgtacttatatatattatatacagttatatattaacatatttacataaatctaGTTACCTTGGGATAATGCATTACAATACTGTGCCGACATGAATATGACACTCTTTACTCCCAATACGGAAGAACGTACTGAAAAACTAAGCCAATTCTTTACTGAAATAAGCAAGTTTATAT
Proteins encoded in this region:
- the LOC120768968 gene encoding lectin subunit alpha-like, which codes for MLFLYASLILLTNTYIWLSANTQVAALKHINLIKIKNILINVFICKNIYNIDIFEKLLPHKISVSLHYQFRGSFKFPKIFADKMFLKSSILFSLHAIIAAYDKAETSVVLGLYRFLIVDQLKLPWDNALQYCADMNMTLFTPNTEERTEKLSQFFTEINFVDKPNIGNDYIYWTSGKYDQNRKEFIWYSTGEQFNYTNWLPNMPDNWRGDEFCVEMGFREVGKWNDNRCIYKRHFICEHLVVM
- the LOC120768969 gene encoding coiled-coil domain-containing protein 43 isoform X1, whose protein sequence is MQKSKQSTNEFTSWLQKKLIELNTDPDIFGSYIAGILDGEETLDEKREALNDILSEIITNDIDSLISLILEKFESAHPKKEKKTDGHIDVSEQLAKLLEVQKLPTTTKAREYTEEERQIREQILAQYSQTEVEDVDAYCSDEDTEGSNVALAANSLTGIERNTNFQDVMALQKEKREQARLDSAAKKQKDKEDRERQKQLREEKKEKRKTVKGERRR
- the LOC120768969 gene encoding coiled-coil domain-containing protein 43 isoform X2; its protein translation is MRSVKRSMIYLVKSLYVGKEQLETNDIDSLISLILEKFESAHPKKEKKTDGHIDVSEQLAKLLEVQKLPTTTKAREYTEEERQIREQILAQYSQTEVEDVDAYCSDEDTEGSNVALAANSLTGIERNTNFQDVMALQKEKREQARLDSAAKKQKDKEDRERQKQLREEKKEKRKTVKGERRR